A genomic window from Babylonia areolata isolate BAREFJ2019XMU chromosome 9, ASM4173473v1, whole genome shotgun sequence includes:
- the LOC143285616 gene encoding uncharacterized protein LOC143285616, whose amino-acid sequence MVNHCVFQNNERASINTIEQYFQLEEDGWILLDNVQHKVKIPYQDIAVNGSEVHAISSFNSTASPEDRLFVYGLHTFDYETGAIRVCDINTNTINPTRILARDSQWHIVDGGGRHQVLPVLGVWECKGQVDLSILQTSSSGESLHDVVTIFGGSSVWETSTFGLHGSALNEMCVTRDQKINTVKHTPPPFRCKVKATNCLMSSNFLESLTVCPYLLELSGDISF is encoded by the exons ATGGTAAACCACTGTGTGTTCCAGAACAATGAACGTGCGTCCATCAACACGATTGAGCAGTACTTCCAGCTGGAGGAAGACGGATGGATACTGCTGGACAACGTTCAGCACAAAGTGAAAATACCCTATCAGGATATCGCTGTCAATGGCAGTGAAGTGCATGCCATCAGCAGCTTCAATTCAACTGCTTCACCTGAAGACAGACTTTTTGTGTACGGTTTGCATACCTTTGACTATGAAACAg GGGCGATCAGAGTGTGTGATAtcaacacaaacaccatcaacCCCACCAGGATTCTGGCCCGGGATTCTCAGTGGCATATTGTGGACGGTGGAGGAAGACACCAAGTACTGCCAGTGCTTGGGGTTTGGGAATGCAAAGGACAGGTGGATCTCTCCATACTTCAAAC GAGTTCCTCAGGGGAATCGCTACATGATGTCGTCACCATCTTTGGGGGGTCCTCCGTGTGGGAAACCTCCACGTTCGGTCTGCACGGCTCTGCCCTCAATGAGATGTGTGTCACCAGAGACCAGAAGATCaacactgtgaaacacacaccccCGCCGTTCCGATGCAAGGTGAAGGCCACAAATTGTCTCATGAGTTCTAACTTTTTGGAGTCTTTGACAGTCTGCCCCTACCTTCTTGAGTTAAGTGGGGACATTAGTTTTTGA